From Microbacterium sp. YJN-G, a single genomic window includes:
- a CDS encoding Gfo/Idh/MocA family protein, with protein sequence MTIRVAMIGHGFMGAAHSVGWRQAPRMFDLPDDVEMAVVVGRDPEKVAASAAQWGWSEWATDWREVVARDDIDLVDIVTPGDSHAEIAIAALEAGKHVLCEKPLANTVDEATAMADAAARAAARGVRSMVGFTYRRVPAVTLLRDLIAQGAVGRIAQVRAAYRQDWLVDPAMPLAWRLQKEHAGSGALGDIGAHIIDMTQFVTGLDVTSVSGVVDTIVRKRPLQASGVGLAGTAADGYGDVTVDDIALFSGRLSTGALVSFEASRFATGRKNDLSIEVSGDRGALRFDLEDLNTLWFYDRTAPESTQGFTRILVTEPQHPYLAGWWPAGHMLGYEHGFSHQVVDLVTAIAEGTDPHPSFEDGLSVQRVLAAVEASSADDSAWTRVDADATVKG encoded by the coding sequence ATGACCATCCGGGTGGCCATGATCGGTCACGGCTTCATGGGTGCCGCGCACTCCGTCGGCTGGCGGCAGGCGCCGCGGATGTTCGACCTGCCCGACGATGTCGAGATGGCGGTCGTGGTCGGTCGCGATCCGGAGAAGGTCGCCGCCTCGGCCGCACAGTGGGGCTGGTCGGAGTGGGCGACCGACTGGCGCGAGGTGGTCGCCCGCGACGACATCGATCTGGTCGACATCGTCACGCCCGGTGACTCGCACGCCGAGATCGCGATCGCCGCGCTGGAAGCAGGCAAGCACGTGCTGTGCGAGAAGCCGCTGGCGAACACGGTGGACGAGGCGACTGCGATGGCGGATGCCGCTGCACGAGCAGCCGCACGCGGCGTCCGCTCCATGGTGGGCTTCACCTACCGTCGCGTTCCCGCCGTCACGCTGCTGCGTGATCTGATCGCACAGGGCGCGGTGGGGCGGATAGCTCAGGTGCGGGCCGCGTACCGGCAGGACTGGCTCGTGGATCCCGCGATGCCGCTGGCGTGGCGACTGCAGAAGGAGCACGCCGGTTCGGGCGCTCTCGGCGACATCGGCGCGCACATCATCGACATGACGCAGTTCGTGACCGGACTCGACGTCACCTCGGTATCGGGTGTCGTCGACACGATCGTCAGGAAGCGTCCGCTGCAGGCCTCCGGGGTGGGGCTGGCGGGAACGGCTGCCGACGGTTACGGTGACGTGACGGTCGACGACATCGCGCTGTTCTCCGGCCGGCTGTCGACCGGAGCGCTCGTCTCGTTCGAGGCCTCGCGCTTCGCGACCGGACGGAAGAACGACCTCTCGATCGAGGTGTCCGGTGACAGGGGCGCGCTGCGGTTCGACCTTGAGGACCTCAACACCCTCTGGTTCTACGACCGCACCGCTCCCGAGTCGACGCAGGGGTTCACCCGCATTCTCGTGACCGAGCCTCAGCATCCGTATCTGGCCGGCTGGTGGCCGGCGGGGCACATGCTCGGCTACGAGCACGGCTTCAGCCACCAGGTGGTCGACCTCGTCACCGCGATCGCCGAGGGCACGGACCCCCACCCGTCGTTCGAGGACGGGCTGTCGGTGCAGCGCGTGCTCGCCGCCGTCGAAGCGAGCTCGGCCGACGACTCCGCCTGGACCCGCGTCGATGCCGACGCCACTGTGAAGGGATAG
- a CDS encoding ThuA domain-containing protein, which translates to MGEILDVLILSGHMTREHDNEFRSFRQHNQWLTTLLEDTGRFRVRVIEDPRGLGAEVIDRYDVVIVVFEGRDGYHEKAIGFGEETDAALLRFVHDDGKGIVWFHGSAAQEDDWGHPQEYNVMRGSRMTVAGGLRPRPWGEAQLDTVEPRHAITEGISARWTVTGDDILTGVEILDGAQVLLTTYDDLESYVNAPNWPMSHYPVAIPQEGVAALPGMNTDQPIAWINEYGAGRSFTITIGHDIDTFRRVEFIRMFPRGVEWAATGEVTLSGPDRRGERRFLPWPYYNGEG; encoded by the coding sequence ATGGGCGAGATCCTGGATGTGCTCATCCTCTCCGGTCACATGACCCGGGAGCACGACAACGAGTTCCGCAGCTTCCGCCAGCACAACCAGTGGCTGACGACCCTGCTCGAGGACACCGGGCGTTTCCGCGTGCGGGTGATCGAGGACCCTCGGGGCCTCGGCGCCGAGGTCATCGACCGGTACGACGTCGTGATCGTCGTGTTCGAGGGGCGCGACGGCTACCACGAGAAGGCGATCGGCTTCGGCGAGGAGACGGATGCCGCACTGCTCAGGTTCGTGCACGACGACGGCAAGGGCATCGTGTGGTTCCACGGCTCAGCGGCACAGGAGGACGACTGGGGGCATCCGCAGGAGTACAACGTGATGCGCGGCTCGAGGATGACCGTGGCCGGCGGGCTGCGGCCACGGCCGTGGGGTGAGGCGCAGCTCGACACCGTCGAGCCGCGACACGCGATCACCGAGGGGATCAGCGCGCGGTGGACGGTGACCGGCGACGACATCCTCACGGGCGTCGAGATCCTCGACGGTGCGCAGGTTCTTCTGACCACCTACGACGACCTCGAGTCCTACGTGAACGCGCCGAACTGGCCCATGTCGCACTACCCGGTCGCGATCCCGCAGGAGGGCGTGGCGGCGCTGCCCGGTATGAACACCGACCAGCCGATCGCCTGGATCAACGAGTACGGCGCCGGGAGATCTTTCACGATCACGATCGGTCACGACATCGACACGTTCCGGCGTGTGGAGTTCATCCGGATGTTCCCGCGGGGCGTCGAGTGGGCTGCGACGGGCGAGGTCACGCTCAGCGGTCCCGACCGCCGCGGCGAGCGGCGCTTCCTGCCGTGGCCGTACTACAACGGCGAGGGCTGA
- a CDS encoding sugar phosphate isomerase/epimerase family protein: MSRPITLFTGQWADLPFEEVARLAGEWGYDGLEIACWGDHIDVSRWDDADYVQSRLDILERNGLKAWAISNHLAGQAVCDDPIDERHRDILNDRVWGDGDPEGVRQRAAEELKMTARFAAKLGVKTVTGFTGSSIWKAVAMFPPASDEWIAAGYRDFADRFHPILDVFEEVGVRFALEVHPSEIAYDYWTAKATLEAIGHRESFGINFDPSHFMWQQLDPVAFVLDFADHILHVHVKESITNLDGRNGVLGSHLPWAHPRRGWTFVSTAHGEVPWEPLFRALNAIGYTGPTSVEWEDAGMDRLHGAPEAIAFVRELNAITPPAAAFDAAFSTKTE, encoded by the coding sequence ATGTCACGTCCGATCACGCTGTTCACCGGTCAGTGGGCCGACCTGCCGTTCGAAGAGGTCGCCCGCCTCGCGGGCGAGTGGGGCTATGACGGCCTCGAGATCGCCTGCTGGGGTGATCACATCGACGTCTCCCGCTGGGATGACGCCGACTACGTGCAGTCGCGCCTGGACATCCTCGAGCGCAACGGGCTGAAGGCCTGGGCCATCTCCAACCATCTCGCCGGTCAGGCCGTCTGCGACGACCCGATCGACGAGCGGCACCGCGACATCCTGAACGACCGCGTGTGGGGTGACGGCGACCCGGAGGGTGTGCGTCAGCGCGCTGCCGAGGAGCTGAAGATGACCGCCCGGTTCGCCGCGAAACTCGGCGTCAAGACGGTCACCGGGTTCACCGGATCGTCGATCTGGAAGGCCGTGGCGATGTTCCCGCCGGCCTCAGACGAGTGGATCGCGGCCGGCTACCGGGATTTCGCGGATCGCTTCCACCCGATCCTCGACGTGTTCGAAGAGGTCGGAGTGCGCTTCGCGCTCGAGGTGCATCCGTCCGAGATCGCCTATGACTACTGGACGGCGAAGGCGACCCTCGAGGCGATCGGCCACCGCGAGAGCTTCGGCATCAACTTCGATCCGTCGCACTTCATGTGGCAGCAGCTGGATCCCGTCGCGTTCGTGCTCGACTTCGCCGACCACATCCTCCACGTGCATGTGAAGGAGTCGATCACCAACCTCGACGGCCGCAACGGCGTGCTGGGGTCGCACCTGCCATGGGCCCACCCGCGCCGCGGGTGGACGTTCGTGTCCACCGCGCACGGCGAGGTGCCGTGGGAGCCGCTGTTCCGCGCGCTGAATGCGATCGGCTATACCGGCCCCACGTCGGTCGAATGGGAGGATGCCGGAATGGATCGTCTGCACGGCGCGCCGGAGGCGATCGCGTTCGTGCGCGAGCTGAACGCCATCACGCCCCCGGCGGCAGCCTTCGACGCGGCGTTCTCGACCAAGACCGAGTGA